A genome region from Bacteroidota bacterium includes the following:
- a CDS encoding toxin-antitoxin system YwqK family antitoxin, which produces MKRFLPAVFFLAAFIFSHAQSTVPLGPKNKKGSNGNTAHLSGKPIKQTEFYDEENKHKKSEIYYLGDIKQGKCTYYYYTGKIEHTGAYKYNLEDSTWNYYFEDGEKKSVENYYNGKKNGTAKYWYKTGQAALLCKYVGDLPDSTWTTYYENGKVKSIEQFKAYEGDFNYISHKNGHFQYWDENGNIQNDGYFVNDTLEGKYTAWFPNGKKQQEGNYSKGQKTGDWNEWFRDGTPLQHLNYENGNELLMDFWSEGGKQVIKNGYGKMLLVYDNGKKRGEGIYRDGLRDSTWTFYTQGGKPDFKDEFKQGKKNGKTIHWYESGQKSIEGEYANDLKTGTWTWYKEDGTKYQQGEFADDKRNGHWQFWYDKQNQMQMDGYYKNDKEDGNWTFWYPAGQKYKEGPFANGMKNGQWTFYFENGQMLQQGVYVNNMNDGAWTSWYDNGQMKDQGSFRKDSLIGKWDGWYYNGKQNYSGQYDDGKKTGEWTFWWDNGKLHEKGKYTDGVKSGKWITNYDTGLPDEIGTYKEGKTNGKWKFYYETGALKTKANYKQGKIYGKTINYYDNTKIQSITRNKLYIEKQYVLTKKNGKKVYKKLLVSKPNGTWIYYDEKGTEMSRMKYKKGLKVK; this is translated from the coding sequence ATGAAACGTTTTCTCCCCGCAGTTTTTTTCCTCGCCGCTTTTATATTTTCCCATGCGCAGTCCACGGTTCCGCTCGGGCCGAAAAATAAAAAAGGAAGCAATGGAAATACAGCGCATCTTTCCGGCAAGCCCATTAAGCAAACGGAATTCTATGATGAGGAAAACAAGCACAAGAAAAGTGAGATCTATTATCTCGGCGATATCAAACAGGGCAAATGCACTTATTATTATTACACCGGCAAGATCGAACACACCGGCGCTTACAAATATAATCTCGAGGACAGCACGTGGAATTATTATTTCGAAGACGGAGAAAAAAAATCAGTTGAGAATTATTACAACGGAAAAAAGAACGGCACTGCTAAGTATTGGTACAAAACCGGGCAGGCAGCACTCCTCTGCAAATATGTCGGTGATCTTCCCGATAGCACGTGGACCACTTATTATGAAAATGGGAAAGTAAAAAGCATTGAACAGTTCAAAGCTTACGAAGGAGATTTCAATTACATCTCGCACAAGAACGGACATTTTCAGTATTGGGACGAGAATGGAAATATTCAGAACGACGGTTATTTTGTGAACGATACGCTGGAAGGAAAATATACGGCGTGGTTTCCCAATGGAAAAAAGCAACAGGAAGGAAATTATTCCAAAGGACAAAAAACGGGCGACTGGAATGAATGGTTCCGCGACGGAACTCCGCTTCAGCATTTGAACTATGAGAACGGAAATGAATTACTCATGGATTTCTGGAGTGAAGGCGGAAAGCAGGTTATTAAAAACGGGTACGGAAAAATGTTGCTCGTGTATGATAACGGAAAAAAAAGAGGAGAAGGAATTTATCGCGATGGATTGCGCGACAGCACGTGGACGTTTTACACACAGGGAGGAAAACCCGATTTTAAAGATGAATTCAAACAGGGAAAGAAAAACGGAAAAACAATTCACTGGTATGAGAGCGGTCAAAAGAGCATTGAGGGAGAATACGCCAACGATCTGAAAACAGGAACGTGGACGTGGTATAAAGAGGACGGAACAAAATATCAGCAGGGAGAATTTGCCGATGATAAACGAAATGGCCATTGGCAATTCTGGTATGACAAGCAGAACCAGATGCAGATGGATGGCTATTACAAGAATGATAAAGAAGATGGCAACTGGACATTCTGGTATCCCGCAGGGCAGAAATATAAAGAAGGGCCATTCGCAAATGGAATGAAAAACGGGCAATGGACATTTTATTTCGAGAACGGACAAATGCTGCAACAGGGAGTTTATGTAAATAATATGAATGACGGCGCGTGGACATCGTGGTACGATAACGGGCAGATGAAAGACCAGGGCTCATTTAGAAAAGATTCGCTCATTGGCAAATGGGATGGATGGTATTACAATGGGAAACAGAATTATTCAGGCCAATATGATGATGGAAAAAAAACAGGGGAATGGACTTTCTGGTGGGACAATGGAAAATTGCACGAGAAAGGAAAATATACCGATGGTGTGAAATCAGGAAAATGGATTACGAATTATGATACGGGTTTACCCGATGAGATCGGAACTTACAAAGAAGGAAAGACCAATGGCAAATGGAAATTCTATTATGAAACCGGGGCGCTTAAAACAAAAGCGAACTACAAGCAGGGAAAAATTTACGGGAAGACAATTAATTATTACGACAACACAAAGATTCAAAGCATCACCCGAAATAAATTATACATAGAGAAACAATATGTGCTCACGAAGAAGAACGGGAAAAAAGTGTACAAGAAATTATTGGTGAGCAAACCAAACGGCACCTGGATCTATTACGACGAGAAAGGAACGGAGATGAGCCGCATGAAATATAAAAAAGGATTGAAAGTGAAATAA
- a CDS encoding PKD domain-containing protein yields MNFFRNILIIGMLLGLLLIGASTSRAQAICTGNYTFTTSGLTVNFSGSTSANITNVVWDFGDGNFDNSNQLNVSHTYASPGIYTACIQYYDSTICGDSTCHPIMLSSCYGTISFNVNGMTGIFYGTANGAGPNVIYAWNFGDATTSNLQNPSHTYANTGVYTVCFAYYDTSNGCSDSVCTQVSITGSCYADFTWIDSLGYCFFINQSSTGNTGNYFWDFGDSSTGNTFNPSHTYANPGMYLVCLTAYDSMMNFCDSTCHWVTVNNVQGIHERTSSTDEINIYPNPSSGTFTAYFTLEKNSEVRFALYDLSGRQVQLLEKKEFTTGKHNEDFNTDGLPSGTYILRINSNTQTINSRIIITTKL; encoded by the coding sequence ATGAATTTTTTCAGAAACATACTCATCATCGGAATGCTCCTCGGCCTGTTGCTGATAGGGGCTTCTACTTCGAGGGCGCAGGCGATATGTACCGGAAATTATACGTTTACCACGAGTGGGCTTACCGTTAATTTTTCCGGAAGTACTTCTGCCAACATCACCAATGTGGTTTGGGATTTCGGCGATGGCAATTTTGATAATTCGAATCAGTTGAATGTATCACACACGTATGCTTCGCCGGGAATTTACACGGCGTGTATTCAATATTACGATTCAACCATTTGCGGCGACAGTACTTGTCATCCCATTATGCTGAGTTCCTGTTACGGAACGATTTCTTTTAATGTGAATGGAATGACGGGAATTTTTTATGGCACTGCAAATGGCGCCGGCCCCAATGTAATTTACGCATGGAATTTCGGAGATGCAACTACTTCCAATTTGCAGAATCCTTCTCACACGTATGCGAATACGGGCGTGTACACCGTGTGCTTCGCCTACTATGATACCTCCAATGGGTGTTCCGATTCGGTTTGCACGCAAGTGAGCATTACCGGAAGCTGCTACGCCGATTTTACGTGGATCGATTCGCTCGGATATTGTTTCTTCATCAATCAATCTTCGACGGGAAATACTGGAAATTATTTCTGGGATTTTGGTGACTCTTCTACGGGAAATACTTTCAATCCATCGCACACGTATGCGAATCCCGGAATGTACCTGGTTTGCCTCACGGCGTATGATTCCATGATGAATTTCTGCGATTCAACCTGTCATTGGGTGACCGTCAATAATGTGCAGGGAATTCACGAGCGCACATCTTCAACGGATGAAATTAATATTTATCCAAACCCATCCAGCGGCACATTTACTGCGTATTTCACTTTAGAAAAAAATTCAGAAGTGCGATTTGCACTCTACGATCTTTCCGGCCGGCAGGTTCAATTGCTGGAGAAAAAAGAATTCACAACCGGAAAACATAATGAAGATTTCAATACCGACGGACTGCCTTCAGGAACTTATATCCTTCGGATCAATTCAAATACACAAACGATCAATTCACGAATAATAATTACAACGAAGCTTTAA
- a CDS encoding aminotransferase class V-fold PLP-dependent enzyme, with amino-acid sequence MHSPVYLDHNATTPVDARVLDAMLPFFTKNFGNASSRTHAYGWVAADAVEEARKKVAELISAEAQEIIFTSGATESINLAIKGVFENYSAKGKHIITTKTEHTTVLDCCAKLKNSGAEITYLGVDHEGKINPGELKNALRKDTILVCVMLANNETGTIQPIGEIAELVHANGSLLCSDTTQAIGKMRVDVNEMEIDLACISAHKIYGPKGSGALFIRRKDPRVTITAQVHGGGHERALRSGTLNVPGIVGLGKAAEIANEEWWNDAQRISLLRTKLEQQIQDCGNVVINGCIKDRLANTSNISILGIKADQLIPMIPNIAIATGSACTSAIPEPSHVLRAMGIDEETAFSSIRISLGKTTSEEEISFAGKEICNQIKELRY; translated from the coding sequence ATGCATTCTCCCGTTTATCTCGATCATAATGCAACAACACCTGTCGATGCGCGTGTACTCGATGCCATGCTTCCTTTCTTCACAAAGAATTTCGGCAATGCATCCAGTCGCACGCACGCATACGGGTGGGTGGCTGCAGATGCGGTAGAAGAAGCAAGGAAGAAAGTGGCTGAACTTATTTCTGCAGAAGCGCAGGAAATTATTTTTACTTCCGGCGCAACAGAGTCCATCAATCTCGCGATCAAAGGTGTTTTTGAGAATTATTCCGCGAAAGGAAAACACATCATCACGACAAAAACAGAACACACAACCGTACTGGACTGCTGTGCTAAACTGAAAAATTCAGGTGCTGAGATCACTTATCTCGGTGTTGATCACGAAGGAAAAATAAATCCCGGCGAATTGAAAAATGCTTTGCGGAAAGATACGATCCTGGTTTGCGTGATGCTGGCGAATAATGAAACAGGAACCATCCAGCCCATTGGTGAAATCGCTGAACTTGTTCATGCCAACGGAAGTCTGTTGTGTTCTGACACAACCCAGGCCATAGGTAAGATGCGTGTGGATGTGAATGAAATGGAAATTGATCTCGCCTGTATTTCTGCTCACAAAATTTACGGACCCAAAGGCAGCGGGGCGCTTTTCATTCGCAGGAAAGATCCGCGCGTTACGATCACAGCGCAGGTGCACGGGGGCGGGCACGAGCGGGCACTCCGTTCAGGTACGCTCAATGTTCCGGGAATAGTTGGCCTTGGCAAAGCAGCAGAAATTGCCAATGAAGAATGGTGGAATGATGCGCAGCGTATTTCGTTGCTTCGCACAAAACTCGAACAACAGATACAGGATTGTGGAAATGTGGTGATCAACGGTTGCATCAAAGACCGGCTTGCCAACACTAGTAATATTTCTATACTGGGAATAAAAGCAGACCAACTCATTCCGATGATCCCGAACATTGCAATCGCTACGGGCTCCGCATGCACTTCCGCAATTCCAGAACCTTCTCATGTGCTAAGGGCGATGGGAATTGATGAGGAAACAGCATTTTCCTCCATTCGCATTTCATTGGGGAAAACAACTTCGGAAGAAGAAATAAGTTTTGCCGGCAAAGAGATCTGTAACCAAATAAAGGAATTGCGTTATTGA